The Candidatus Limnocylindrales bacterium genomic sequence CCTTCTATATCGGACAGGTACCCCTGTAACCCAAACCCAAAGGCCAGGAAGAAAGTCAGGGGTGAAACAATGGTCGGTAAAAGATCCGACGAAATATTTCGCCAACTTACAATAAAATCTCGTTCGCAAATAGGAAAAATACCGCGCAACTCCATGATTCCTTCAGTCTCGAATACTTCTCCCTGTTAGATGAATAAAGACATCCTCCAGGGTAGGTTCAAGACGACGGATTCCTCTAATGTATTTAATCTCAATACGTTCTATCAGGGACTTTAAATACTTTTTGTCTTTCAAATTAATCCGAATAGAGCCATTTTCTTCATAGGAATTGTCACTGAGGGAGTATAAAAACTCTCGTTGGGAAGCATCTGGCTTGAAGTCCGGCTCAAACTCCACTTCATAGAGGTCTGATCCTTTTAAAGTTTCTTTGATGGAGGTACTGGTTCCGTCTATCAGGGCTTTGCCATGATCTAAAATTACGATCCGATCGCAGAGTTGATCCGCTTCCTCCATATAATGGGTGGTTAGAAAAATGGTTGTTTTTTCCTTTAAAGATTGAATATACTCCCACACAGCCCGTCTGGATTGGGGATCAAGTCCGGTGGTAGGTTCGTCTAGAAAAAGCACGGCCGGAGAATGTATCAGGGCCCTTGCAATGACCAGACGCCTTTGCATACCACCGGAAAATTTGTCCGGGTAGTCGTTTCTCCGATGGAAAAGGCCCATCATGTTGAGTAGATAATCGACTCTTTCGTTATATTCGGATCGGGACATCCCTTGCATTTTGGCATGGAGGGTCAGGTTCTCTCGGGCTGTTAAGTAGCGATCTAAGTTGTTTTCTTGGGGAACCACCCCGATGATCCTTCTAATTTTAATCGAATCTTTTTTAATATCATACCCATGAATATAAGCTTCTCCCGAAGTTGGGGTCGTGATGGTCGTAAGTATTTTCACAAGGGTAGTTTTTCCGGCTCCATTGGGTCCTAACAGTCCAAAAACAGTTCCTTCTTCGATATTCAGGGAAATTCCATCGACTGCGACGATATTCTTATAAACTTTTCGTATATTTTTAAGGATGATGGCCATGATCTTATACCCATTTGGATGGAATAAATTGTATCTTATCCATTCCCTCTGAAGAGGTTGTATCCTGGGGAGGAGCGATTCTGCATGGCCCTTACCCAGGCGGCCCTTCCCTTCTCTCTCCACCTGCGGGGAGGAAAGGAAGGAGCTATTCTTACTTTACACCCCATTTCAATACCAGCTTATTATACCTGTTACTTTTACCGGGTATTATACACGTTCATACCTCTTTACGTTGTGTCTTTCAATTAAAGTGAGGTCCGCTAGACTGGCTTGGTTCGTTCTATTGCACGAAAACTCAACACAAGGGTGATACCAGCGGTTAATAGAAGGAGCACAGGAATCTGTTTTGGCTCTCCAACCGCCATATGAACCTCTTCAGGAGGGGTTATTTGAGCAAGAAACAAGATAATAGAATTATTGGTTGTATGGGCCAGCATAGCGGTCAAAATGCTTCCGGTCTTTAAAACAAGATAACCAAAGAGGATACCCAATAGGGAGGTGGGAATAAATCGATAAATATCTAAATGAATAATTCCAAAAAGGATCCCGGTTAGGATTACGGCTGTTTCTCTGTGAAAACCTTTCAAGAAGCCACTCAGAATAAATCCTCGAAAAAGCATTTCTTCACAAATTCCCGGAAGAACTGCCAGAAGAAGAACACCCCAAATTAAAGATAAACCCTTAAAGTTTAGCAGAAATTCCTCCAAAAACCTTGCATACTCTGGAGGAGTAGGGATAAACTTTTCCTGAAGAATGGCGAATTGGGCTATAAGTATAAAGGCTGCTCCTGTCATTAAAACGGTTATACAGGCCGTCTTAAAATTTATAGGGGTCAGTCGAAAGGTTTTTCTGAAATTAAGCCGTAAACTTTTTGCATAGACCAGAGTCGGAAGGAAGATATAGAGAATCTCGGTGAGTATCAGACCGATCTGGCGATGCCAGATTTGAAGTAAACTTCCGATCATAGCAACAAAAATCAAACAAAAAGCAAACAGGTAAAAAGCCTGTTTAGGTCCTGGAAGTTCGGCCTGGTGTAAGATTTCAGAATAAGATGTAGGCGTATAAAGGGGATCCTGATTTTCAGGGGGCAAATTCGTCTGATTCATCGGTATTATTTTATCAATTGGAACGATAAATTTGAAACCCACTCCTACCAACAAAGTTTATAATACAACAGTACGGCTTTTTTACCCGTACGTCAAGGAGAGGCTTTTACAAAGCGGTTTCTCTATTTTTCACATATTTCTTGCGTACGATCCCGGATGTTCTATCTTTAAGGTAGGAATCGAGTGATAGGCTGTTTTTAAACTGGCTTTAAATTTAAAGGGCTGAATTTCATCTATATTTTTGAATCTCCAGGGAGGAGGGTTACCTTGGCTCATTACTGGCTTTTAAAAACAGAACCTGATGAGTATTCTTACGACGATCTCGAGAAGGACGGAAAAACTATCTGGGATGGGGTTTCCAACAATCTTGCCCTAAAGTATCTGCGACAGATTCGCCAGGG encodes the following:
- a CDS encoding type II CAAX endopeptidase family protein — encoded protein: MNQTNLPPENQDPLYTPTSYSEILHQAELPGPKQAFYLFAFCLIFVAMIGSLLQIWHRQIGLILTEILYIFLPTLVYAKSLRLNFRKTFRLTPINFKTACITVLMTGAAFILIAQFAILQEKFIPTPPEYARFLEEFLLNFKGLSLIWGVLLLAVLPGICEEMLFRGFILSGFLKGFHRETAVILTGILFGIIHLDIYRFIPTSLLGILFGYLVLKTGSILTAMLAHTTNNSIILFLAQITPPEEVHMAVGEPKQIPVLLLLTAGITLVLSFRAIERTKPV
- a CDS encoding ATP-binding cassette domain-containing protein, which translates into the protein MAIILKNIRKVYKNIVAVDGISLNIEEGTVFGLLGPNGAGKTTLVKILTTITTPTSGEAYIHGYDIKKDSIKIRRIIGVVPQENNLDRYLTARENLTLHAKMQGMSRSEYNERVDYLLNMMGLFHRRNDYPDKFSGGMQRRLVIARALIHSPAVLFLDEPTTGLDPQSRRAVWEYIQSLKEKTTIFLTTHYMEEADQLCDRIVILDHGKALIDGTSTSIKETLKGSDLYEVEFEPDFKPDASQREFLYSLSDNSYEENGSIRINLKDKKYLKSLIERIEIKYIRGIRRLEPTLEDVFIHLTGRSIRD